In a single window of the Vicinamibacteria bacterium genome:
- the ybgF gene encoding tol-pal system protein YbgF: protein MTKTCLIAIALTGAASVASAQKKEDIILSELRQIRALLAELQTSQAALEAAMKTLQAQADERESAERKTIADSRLTLESIQRDLSVLSERVDETNSRLGNLGQEIASIRASQQPLVVPPVDVGSGEAGAGEVEAAEESPPPAVAAAVPSITDIYNQARIDYTQGRYPLAISGFKEVLELDRSGELADNAHYWTGECYLNQNQFERAIEAFDTIIRKYPDSNKLPDAYLKKAMTLEQMNRMSEALTNYELVISQFPRSPQERVARRRLEALMRTTIPRPQ from the coding sequence ATGACGAAGACGTGTTTGATTGCCATCGCCCTCACCGGCGCTGCCTCCGTGGCTTCCGCCCAGAAGAAGGAAGACATCATTCTCTCCGAATTGAGGCAGATCCGGGCGCTGCTCGCGGAGCTTCAGACGTCACAAGCGGCTCTCGAAGCAGCCATGAAAACGCTACAGGCTCAGGCGGATGAGCGGGAAAGCGCCGAGCGAAAGACGATCGCCGACTCTCGGCTAACACTCGAGAGCATCCAGCGGGATCTCTCCGTACTTTCCGAGCGGGTGGACGAGACCAACTCGCGACTCGGAAACCTGGGTCAGGAAATCGCCTCGATTCGGGCGAGCCAACAACCCTTGGTTGTTCCCCCGGTCGACGTGGGTAGCGGGGAAGCGGGTGCCGGCGAGGTGGAAGCGGCCGAAGAATCGCCGCCTCCGGCCGTCGCCGCAGCGGTACCGAGCATCACCGACATCTACAACCAGGCTCGCATCGACTATACGCAGGGGCGCTACCCGCTCGCGATCTCCGGGTTCAAGGAAGTTCTCGAGCTCGACCGCAGTGGCGAGCTGGCCGACAACGCCCATTACTGGACCGGGGAGTGCTATCTCAACCAGAACCAGTTCGAACGAGCGATCGAGGCGTTCGATACCATCATCCGGAAATACCCCGATTCGAACAAACTGCCGGACGCTTATCTGAAGAAGGCCATGACGCTGGAGCAGATGAACCGGATGTCGGAGGCGCTGACCAACTACGAGCTCGTCATCAGTCAGTTCCCGCGCTCGCCCCAGGAGCGGGTAGCGCGAAGAAGGCTGGAGGCACTCATGAGGACGACAATCCCCAGGCCTCAGTAG
- a CDS encoding OmpA family protein, which produces MKMRALVSLAALLALGWMAGCGGKSDRPPATTSGPPRSTTAPRPVTTPSDVNRIDEGASDDSLLSLDDPDNIHGRTLEQINENSPLEDVRFEYDSAVLSDAARATLDRHAEWLSTRYPNVTLLIEGHCDERGTVEYNLALGERRASAVFGYLVSLGINSGRLKTISYGKEFPLDPGHDEAAWGRNRRAHFELTGK; this is translated from the coding sequence ATGAAAATGAGAGCACTCGTGTCGCTCGCGGCCCTCCTGGCGCTTGGTTGGATGGCAGGGTGCGGCGGCAAATCGGACCGGCCTCCGGCAACGACGTCGGGACCACCTCGCTCGACCACGGCTCCGCGGCCGGTGACAACGCCGAGCGACGTCAACCGAATCGACGAAGGGGCCTCCGACGATTCTCTCCTCTCCCTCGACGATCCCGACAACATCCACGGACGAACGCTGGAACAGATCAACGAGAATTCCCCGCTCGAGGATGTCCGGTTCGAGTACGACAGCGCGGTCCTCAGCGACGCGGCGCGGGCGACTCTCGATCGACATGCCGAATGGCTCTCGACGCGTTATCCCAACGTCACCCTGCTCATCGAAGGCCATTGTGACGAACGGGGCACGGTCGAGTACAATCTGGCCCTGGGAGAGCGGCGGGCGAGTGCCGTATTCGGTTACCTCGTCAGCCTCGGCATCAACTCAGGGCGGCTGAAGACGATCAGTTACGGGAAGGAGTTTCCCCTCGACCCCGGGCACGACGAGGCGGCCTGGGGACGCAATCGCCGCGCTCACTTCGAGCTTACGGGAAAATGA